The nucleotide sequence ATGCATCAGGGCGTGGTTGCCTAGCTCATGGCCCCGCTGGGCGGCACGGCGCCACTCGGGTAGGCGGCGCGCCACCACCGGCGACGAGCCAATCAAGTAAAACGTACCCCGCAACTTCACCGAGTCGAGGGCGGGCACTACATTGTCCAGGTCCACGTCGATGGCGTCGTCATACGTTAGCACCACGGCGCACTGCTTGTTGTTCCAGGTGGTGTTTTGGGCGTAGCTACTGGAGTACGACGCAAAAAACAACGTGCAGGCTAAGGCAAAAAGTTTGTAATGGCTCATGTAAGTGAAATCAATGGAGGAAGGCAGCCTACAGTGGGGTGGGGCCGCGGGTGCCGCAAGTTCAGTATAATGCACTCCATCACCAATGCCGAGGCCAGCCATGTGACTACGTTGCTGCCCAGGAGCGCAACACAACATAACAAGACCTGTCGGATGTGCTGGAAGCAACCGGGCGGCTACCCAGCTCAGTCCTTCACTTCGGCCACTTCCACGCGCCGGTTACGGGCATCGGGGGAGGGATAGAGGGGGCGCGAGTCGCCGTAGCCGATGGTGCTAATGCGCTCGGCGGCCACCCCAACTTTCACCAGGTAAGTTTTCACGGCTTCGGCCCGCTGCTCCGACAAAATCTGGTTTTTCTCGGGCTCCCCGATTTTGTCGGTGTGGCCAGCTACGCGCAGCTTCAGCGTGGGGCGGGCTTTCAGTTCGGCGGCTAGCTGGTCGAGGGCCGGGAGGCCTTCTGGGAGCAGATTGGGCTTGCCCAGTTCAAATAGCACGGTGGGGAGTACCACGGGCTTGGGCGCCACGATGGGGGCTGGCGCTGGGCGGGCCGTGTCGGCTGGTGACGGGCGCGGTGCAGGTTTAGGAACGGGCCCCGTTACCTGAATCGTGATGGGCACTGCTCCACTTTGGCGGGTAGGGTAGTAGCCCTGCGTGAGGTAGAAGGTAGTGGTTTTGGTGAGCTTGGTGCGGTAGGAGTTGCCCGTCGTCAGGGGCTGCTTTAGCTCGGCATCAGCAAACCACAACACGTTGCGGCCCGACACCCGGATGGTGCTCTCTGCGTTGGCCGCCACCGTAGCCGCCGATTTCAGCTTGACGCGGTAAAATGTGAAAGCACCGTTGTCGCAGTCACCAGTTGGGCGGTAGGTGGCCCGGCCGGTTAGTTTTTCCTCTTTAGGGTCGTAGGTGAACGTAATGGCCCCCTCGCACCAGTAAAAGCCGGGCATGTGGCCGGTTTCATTGAGCTTGCGCACGTGTTCGAGGCGCAGGCCACTGGCAGTGCGGGCGCCCTGCACCTGAAAGGTAGCCGACATGGCCGGTTCTCCGCCTACCTCTTGGTAGAGCACGCCCAAGAGGCTGGTGCCCTTGCTTTTCTGTAGCCGCAGCACTGCAGGCCACACCTCACCTGGTTCGCCGGTATCTGTTTCCACTCCCTGCCACACGCCCGTCAGGGATTGGGCCTGCACGGGACCCGCCAGCAGCAGGCCCACTATGCCACACCAAAAGCTGCGTTTCATGCCACGAAGTAAGCGTACAAGGGTCGTTTTATGCAAAGAAATACAGTGATGATCCAATAAAAAACATAAGTCAACGCCTGTTCCCAACAGGCGTTGCAAGCGTGTTTCTAACGCGCATCATAGCCACTATAGTGTCTTCAGCTATTAAGCCAGCTCACACATCCAGCAACCGACGATGGTAGTTGACTTGGCCGAGGTGATAGGCAAGGTGGGCAGCAAGATGAACCAGAAAATATTCGGTGGAAGTCTTCTCCTCGAAAACCAGAAGAGGATACTCTTTTTGCAGCTCCGTTTCCGGCAAGGAAGCCAGCGCCGTATCTACTACCATGCTTGTTTCCCGGAGGCTGTCCAGCAATGCAACACGAGGAACATTCTTCAAGGAGAATTCTAGGTCTCTGTTTCTTGTGTAGGCCACGCCTCCGAGCTCTACTCCTATATATGTTTTCAAATTGCCTACCAGGTGCAGGCACAGATTGCCGGCTGAATTGGCTATGCCTTTCTCGAAATGCCAGATGGTATGCTCGTTTTGGTACTGCTGGAGTTCGTGCTGTAATCTGCTTAAGTCCCTGGCAAATAACTTTCTCAGCGTATCTGTAAGCATGGTTTTACTATGTAAAGAAAGTGAAGCTTGCTCTGGTGGCTTTCCAAGCAGCTGCCAGAGCAAAACTACGTGCCGAATGCCGCTACTCCAGATAGGCCATATCCTCGGGGCTTAGGCGAATAGCAGCGGCCTGCAAATTTTCCCGCAAGTGCGCCAACGACGAGGTGCCCGGAATAGGCAATAGGCACGGCGACTTATGCAGCAGCCAGGCCAGGTTGAGTTGGGCTTCTGACACGTTGTGTTGGCGGGCTACTTCGGCTATTTTGCTGCCGGTTTTTGGTAGGGCGTGCAACAGTGAAAAGAACGGAATAAGCGGAATACCATGCTGCTCGCACAAATCCAGTACTTCTTCGCCACCGGGGTTGGCCCCGTGGGGTAATTTCATGGTGGTGCGTTGAGCGTAGCTGTACATATTTTCCACGGTGGCTATTTCGCCTAGTTGCAGGCCGGTTTGCAGCTCCTCGCGGGTTACGTTGCTCAACCCCACGTGCTGAATCTTGCCTTCCTGCTGCATCTCGAACATAGCGCCCAACTGCTCGTCTAGCGACACTGGCCCGTGGCCCATTAGGCGCAGGTGCACCAACTGAATCTGCTCTTGCCGCAAAGTGCGCAGGTTGTTGTCGATGCTAGCGCGTAGGTTTTCGGGTGTGTTGTAGGGCACCCAGCTTTTATCGGGCCGGCGAGTGGCCCCCACCTTTGTGCAAATCACTAGCTCCGAGGGGTAAGGGTGCAGTGCCTCGCGGATGAGTCGGTTGGTAACGTCCTCGCCGTAGTAATCGGCCGTGTCGATGAACGTGACGCCTGATTCCACCGCGGTGCGCAGGATTTGCAGCGCTTCGGGGCGGTTGGCGGGCTCGCCCCATATTTCCGGACCCGTCAGGCGCATGGTGCCGTAGCCTAAGCGGTTGACAGTAAGTGGCTGAGTGGATTTTGGCGCGATGGTGATGGTTTGCATGAGAGAGAAAAATGGTGTGGTTGCTTTGCAATAAATACGCAGAACCAACACTTTCTGCCATCCATACCACTCCTCCGTTACTGCCAAGCGCACTGGCGGCTTAAGCTACCGATACCTAAACGTATGCTTCACCGGAACTGGCCCGAGCGCACCGGTCTGGCTCGCCCGTGCGCGTCTTCTCCTCCGCCAACGAGGCCGAACTGTTTCTGAACGGGAAGTCCTTAGGCCACAAGAAGAAAGCTTGGTGCGAGTACCGTCTGCGCTGATTGGAGTATTCTAGGCTTCCTGTAAGGAAGATAAACCAGAAAAACCCAGACACATAGGGTACTGCAGGGCAGCTTATAATGCCGGTTTCACTTCTAGTACAATGCTGGTGCTACCAGCCTGGCCATCGGCAGCTAGGCCTTGCACCACCGCTAGGTAACGCCCGGCCTGGTCGGAGGTGTAGAAGGTTAGCTCCTGGGTGGCGCCTGGGCTGAGCGTGATGGTAGGCTGCCAGTGCAGCAGGTTGCGGCGGTCGGGTTGGGGATTTTGCTGTTGCTGGGCGCTGGCATAGCGCGGAGCGAAGAACTCGCGCTGGCCTTGCACCGTGCCCGAGGCATGGTTGACGTAGGCTACCTCATTGAGCAGGCGCGATTCCGGTGCATCCGTCCGGTAACGCAGGCGGGCTGCTTGCACGGCGCCTGCCAGCGAGCCGGAGTCGGGGGAGGCCACAGGTACAGCCTGCGCCGCCACCTGGTAGCAGGTCAGCACGATAACGATAGGTAGTAGCAGACTTTCATAACTCAGGAAGACTGTAGCCGCGGAATAACAACCAATGTACACTGCCCGCTTCATCTGTTGTCTTTAGCTGACAACGTGTGCTCACGTGCTACCACCTGTACGCATGGACGAGCTGCTTACTTTGGATCCCCGCATCAGAGGGCGCAAGTAATACCGTACGCCATCCGCTATGGCTGCTAACGCTAGCAGCGCAGGGCTTCTCTCGTACTTTTCTGCGGCTTGCTTCAGTCAAGTAGGTGGTTGATCGGGCGTTTGAGGTGTCGTGTTGCCGTTGTCTGCCTACTTAGTACCGCCACGTCTTGGCCCAATGGCTAGGGGTCTTACCTCATTAACCAGCGTGATGAGCAGTTTGCCGGGTTCTTCGAGCGGAACAAGGTGCGCGGAATGTTCAAACCATATCCCCTTTTTAACTGGGGCCTTCACCTGCGCCAGCCAGCTAGCCGTTGGCTCCGATGGCGTGGTGTAATCGTGCCGGCCCATTAGCATGAACACCGGAATAGGGAACGACTTAATGGGCTTGAAGTCAACTTGCAGAAACGCGGGCAGCACGCGGCCCAGGGTGAACAAGCTGCCTTTGTCAATGGCGGTTACGGCGGCTGCCGAGTAGTCGGGAGAGAGAAAGGGGGCGTTGAAGTAGTACGTGGATGTTGAACGGTACGCGGACAGCCCCCCATAGTACTGGGGCCATTTCCGAGCAATAACAATTCGCTTCCGGGTGATGGGTTGCTGGCCTGGGTAGGGCGCAATGGACCGTAGCTCTCGGAGGGCTGCTTGGTTGTTTTCGGCGGTGGCTCGCGTAAGCGCGTAGTTGAAGCTTACCCGCTCATTGTCCTGAGAGTTGATGACTTGCCCGATGCCCACGTAGGCGTAAAACAAATCGGGCCGTTTCAGGGCCGCGTGCATGCTCACGATGGTGCCCCAGCTGTGGCCCACCAAGACCACTTTCTGCTTACCGTATTTCTTGCAGATCAACTCGGCCAGCTCAATAGCGTCCTGCACGTACTGGTCAATGCGAATGGTGCTGCCTAGGTTGGTGGTGTCATTGGTAGCGTAGGTTTTGCCCGCCGCTCGCTGGTCGTACTGGACCACCGTAAAGTATTCCTCTATCGGGCGCTGAAACATCCACGAAACCGGGGCCATAGGCGAGGCCGGTCCCCCGTGCACAAACAGAATGATGGGGTTGACCTTGTCTTGCCCCCGGACATATACCCACTGCTTTATGCCCCCAATAGGAGCGGCGTACGATTCCTGCACGCCATTCGGGGCCACAATTGTATCGAGGTCTGCAATGATTTTCCGGGCTTTTGCATAGTCATCCACAGGGGCACTGGCCTGCCCAAACGACGAAAAAGAACACGTTAACAGCGCCAAACACGCTAAGCTTCGGCGAAACAAGAGTGGTTTCATAGAGCAACACAAGGTGAGTGGAGCGTATGTAGCGCCTACAGAAAGCCCCAACCACCAGATGTTGGTCTCGTAAAAAGCGTTGCCTTGAAATTACGGAAGTGGCATGATTATCAGCTTGATGAACGAGCTTGCCAGCCAGAGAAAATGCGCTTGACTTCCACGCGCACTAGCACTATTCTAGGCGTATCTCTGTACAGCAGACCACTAATATCCGCTTTGGGCTCGGCGCTGAATGCGCTTTTCCCAGCGTTTGCGTTTGGGGGCAATGCTGCCGCGTAGGTACTTCTCCATCACCAAGGTGGCGCACGGCGCGGCGGCCGTAGCTCCGAAGCCCGCATTTTCCAGGTACACCGCCACGGCTATCTTGGGGTTATTGGCTGGCGCGAAGCCGACAAAAGCCGCATGGTCGTCGCCCTCGTCGTTTTCTACGGTGCCGGTTTTGCCAGCTACCGTAATGCCTACATCGGCTAGGCTGGAGGCATCGGCCGTGCCACCGCGCTGCATGACGGCCACCATGCCCGGTATCAGGGCCGCAAAGTGGACGCTGTCGATGAGGGTATAGTGCTTCTCCGTGAAGCGCGCCAACGGCCCGTCCTTTCCAATACTGCGTACTAGGTGCGGTGGGTAGTACCAGCCGCGGTTGGCAATGATGGCGGACATGTTGGCCATTTGGAGCCCGGTGAGGTTGATTTCGCCCTGCCCGATGCTGAGCGAATAAATCGAGCGGTACGTCCAGCGGGTGGTACGGCGGGCCTTATCGTAATACGCTGGCGTGGGCAAAAAGCCAGGGGCTTCGCGCGGCATATCCACGCCCAGCACCGAATCCAACCCAAACGACCGAGCATAGCGGCGCCAGAGGGCCAGGTTCTCGTGGCGGGCCGCCACCGTATCCACCAACAGGCTGTCGGGCATGCGGCTGATGAGGTTCCGCATTGTCTGGTAGAAGTAGGGGTTGCAGCTGTATTTCAACCCTAAGGTTAGACTGTTGGCCTGCGGGTGGCGGTGCACGCAACTCACCAACGACTGGTCGCAGCGGAATGCGGTGGTGGGGCTGATGGCGCCTACCTGCAGGGCTACGGCAGCATTCACCAGCTTGAACACCGAGCCGGGCGGGTTAGCCAGCATGGCTGGCCGGTTGAGTAGCGGCATGTCTTCGCTTTGCAGCAGCTTGGCGCGCACCCCCGCCTGGTCTGGTGCGGTGATGGTGGCCGGATCATATACCGGCGCCGATACCGAGCACAGAATTTCGCCGGTGCGCGGGTCCAGCGCTACCAAGTAGCCCTTGCGGTTGCCCAGCAGCTTTTCAGCGTAGGCCTGCAGCTTCACATCGATGGTCAGATGCAGGTCTTGGCCTTGCTGAAAGGTGGTGTCCTTGGCCCAGGTGCCGTGCTCTTTGCCTTTGGCATCTACCAACGGATGCAGATAGCCCCAGCGCCCATTCAGCAACCCGTTGTAATAGGTTTCAACCCCGCCGCTGCGCAGCCGATAGAAACGGCCGCGCCGGTAGCGCTTGGCCTGGCGGTAAAAAGCCTGCGCTTCCGCGCCCATGTAGCCTAGCACGGGGGCGCCCGCATGGGTGGTATAAACGCGTTGGTTGCGTTCGGTTAAGAGGAGGTTGGGCCAGTCAGCACTGTCTCGGCGCACCC is from Hymenobacter tibetensis and encodes:
- a CDS encoding alpha/beta fold hydrolase → MKPLLFRRSLACLALLTCSFSSFGQASAPVDDYAKARKIIADLDTIVAPNGVQESYAAPIGGIKQWVYVRGQDKVNPIILFVHGGPASPMAPVSWMFQRPIEEYFTVVQYDQRAAGKTYATNDTTNLGSTIRIDQYVQDAIELAELICKKYGKQKVVLVGHSWGTIVSMHAALKRPDLFYAYVGIGQVINSQDNERVSFNYALTRATAENNQAALRELRSIAPYPGQQPITRKRIVIARKWPQYYGGLSAYRSTSTYYFNAPFLSPDYSAAAVTAIDKGSLFTLGRVLPAFLQVDFKPIKSFPIPVFMLMGRHDYTTPSEPTASWLAQVKAPVKKGIWFEHSAHLVPLEEPGKLLITLVNEVRPLAIGPRRGGTK
- a CDS encoding peptidoglycan D,D-transpeptidase FtsI family protein; translation: MAFTCWGKGLIFVFMVLAACSSPDQQTGAPTQDPTTGEVYTKRRVVVNDSLIRGRVLDRNDSVLVDTRLQYLLKLPRRAPLDTLALGELLGWDSLTVRRRIAEALPYEEAPAGFPVQLRLTAGEAKRVRRDSADWPNLLLTERNQRVYTTHAGAPVLGYMGAEAQAFYRQAKRYRRGRFYRLRSGGVETYYNGLLNGRWGYLHPLVDAKGKEHGTWAKDTTFQQGQDLHLTIDVKLQAYAEKLLGNRKGYLVALDPRTGEILCSVSAPVYDPATITAPDQAGVRAKLLQSEDMPLLNRPAMLANPPGSVFKLVNAAVALQVGAISPTTAFRCDQSLVSCVHRHPQANSLTLGLKYSCNPYFYQTMRNLISRMPDSLLVDTVAARHENLALWRRYARSFGLDSVLGVDMPREAPGFLPTPAYYDKARRTTRWTYRSIYSLSIGQGEINLTGLQMANMSAIIANRGWYYPPHLVRSIGKDGPLARFTEKHYTLIDSVHFAALIPGMVAVMQRGGTADASSLADVGITVAGKTGTVENDEGDDHAAFVGFAPANNPKIAVAVYLENAGFGATAAAPCATLVMEKYLRGSIAPKRKRWEKRIQRRAQSGY
- a CDS encoding aldo/keto reductase: MQTITIAPKSTQPLTVNRLGYGTMRLTGPEIWGEPANRPEALQILRTAVESGVTFIDTADYYGEDVTNRLIREALHPYPSELVICTKVGATRRPDKSWVPYNTPENLRASIDNNLRTLRQEQIQLVHLRLMGHGPVSLDEQLGAMFEMQQEGKIQHVGLSNVTREELQTGLQLGEIATVENMYSYAQRTTMKLPHGANPGGEEVLDLCEQHGIPLIPFFSLLHALPKTGSKIAEVARQHNVSEAQLNLAWLLHKSPCLLPIPGTSSLAHLRENLQAAAIRLSPEDMAYLE
- a CDS encoding DUF4982 domain-containing protein; translation: MRVFSSANEAELFLNGKSLGHKKKAWCEYRLR
- a CDS encoding cupredoxin domain-containing protein, which gives rise to MLTCYQVAAQAVPVASPDSGSLAGAVQAARLRYRTDAPESRLLNEVAYVNHASGTVQGQREFFAPRYASAQQQQNPQPDRRNLLHWQPTITLSPGATQELTFYTSDQAGRYLAVVQGLAADGQAGSTSIVLEVKPAL
- a CDS encoding DUF1572 family protein, with translation MLTDTLRKLFARDLSRLQHELQQYQNEHTIWHFEKGIANSAGNLCLHLVGNLKTYIGVELGGVAYTRNRDLEFSLKNVPRVALLDSLRETSMVVDTALASLPETELQKEYPLLVFEEKTSTEYFLVHLAAHLAYHLGQVNYHRRLLDV
- a CDS encoding OmpA family protein — encoded protein: MKRSFWCGIVGLLLAGPVQAQSLTGVWQGVETDTGEPGEVWPAVLRLQKSKGTSLLGVLYQEVGGEPAMSATFQVQGARTASGLRLEHVRKLNETGHMPGFYWCEGAITFTYDPKEEKLTGRATYRPTGDCDNGAFTFYRVKLKSAATVAANAESTIRVSGRNVLWFADAELKQPLTTGNSYRTKLTKTTTFYLTQGYYPTRQSGAVPITIQVTGPVPKPAPRPSPADTARPAPAPIVAPKPVVLPTVLFELGKPNLLPEGLPALDQLAAELKARPTLKLRVAGHTDKIGEPEKNQILSEQRAEAVKTYLVKVGVAAERISTIGYGDSRPLYPSPDARNRRVEVAEVKD